DNA from Leptospira koniambonensis:
ATTCCCACGGCTCCGGAAGAACCGATCACAAAAACAATTTCTGACTTTTCAGCAAATGATACTGCGCGATTTAAAAGATCTGTATCATAAGATTCTCCAAACCATAAAACATCAGGTCTTACTAAATTTTTGCAGTCAGAACATTCAGTAGAATTTTTAAGTTTAGAAGGATCCGAATTATATGTTATATCGCAGCTGATACATTTGTTCCTAAAAATATTTCCATGTAGTTCTATAATTTTTTCAGAACCTGATCGTTTATGAAGACCGTCCACATTTTGGGTGATCAAATTAAAATCGGATCTTTTCTTTTCTAATTCCGCTAAAGCAAAATGTGCAGGATTCGGAGACTTGGTAGATATCAATTCCATTCTCCAAATATACCATTCCCATACAAGTTTTGGGTCTCGCTGGAATGCTTGAGGAGTTGCAAGCTCTTCTGCTCTATATTGTTTCCAAAGGCCTTCTTTTCCTCTAAATGTAGGAACTCCACTTTCTGCAGAAATTCCTGCGCCTGTAAGAGCTAAGATATTTTTAGAATTTTTGAATTTCTCAATGATTGTAGCGGAGAGTTGCATTTTAAGATGGAAGGTATAAGTTTTTTTCTACTTCTTTTCTTTTTTCTATTCCGGAAAGAAGTTCTACAATCTTTAAAGAGAATTCGAATGCAGAACCGGGGCCAATACTAGTTAGGATTTTATCAGAAAGTTCTAATCTATTTCCAGTGTATTTTTCGTTCGAAGGTATACTTCCAGGAAATGCAGTGAATTTTTGATTTTGAAGAATATTATGAGTTAGCAGAACATTTGGCGCCGCGCAGATCGCGCCAATCCACCGATCATCCTTTTTAAAGTTTTTTAATATTTCCGCTACCAAGGGGCTAACATTTAGGTTTTTGGTGCCTTGGTTTCCTCCAGGCAAAACGATCATATCGAAAGAAGAAGGATCAATTTCTGATAAAAGAGAATCGGAGACTAATTTAACTCCTCTGGAAGCTACGACTGTGTTTGAAGAAATTCCTGCAGAAACTACTTCTATCCCGGCTCTGCGAAGCACATCTATAATGATGACTGCTTCCATTTCTTCCATTCCATCTGCAAAAGGTACGAGCACCCTGGGCATATTCTTCTCCGAAGACTTTAAATTCTAGAGGCTGTAAACCTTCTTCTTAATTATTTAAGAAGAAGGGAGAAGAAATCAATTAAAACTTAGGCGAGAAAATTTTCCCTTCTTGTTTTTAGCTCTTTAATTCAGGTTTTTTGGACCAGGTCAGATTTGAATTC
Protein-coding regions in this window:
- a CDS encoding SIR2 family NAD-dependent protein deacylase translates to MQLSATIIEKFKNSKNILALTGAGISAESGVPTFRGKEGLWKQYRAEELATPQAFQRDPKLVWEWYIWRMELISTKSPNPAHFALAELEKKRSDFNLITQNVDGLHKRSGSEKIIELHGNIFRNKCISCDITYNSDPSKLKNSTECSDCKNLVRPDVLWFGESYDTDLLNRAVSFAEKSEIVFVIGSSGAVGIPVELARIAKENGAFVIEINIDPSGYSRYADLFLQGKAGEILPELITYFV
- a CDS encoding DJ-1 family glyoxalase III gives rise to the protein MPRVLVPFADGMEEMEAVIIIDVLRRAGIEVVSAGISSNTVVASRGVKLVSDSLLSEIDPSSFDMIVLPGGNQGTKNLNVSPLVAEILKNFKKDDRWIGAICAAPNVLLTHNILQNQKFTAFPGSIPSNEKYTGNRLELSDKILTSIGPGSAFEFSLKIVELLSGIEKRKEVEKNLYLPS